The following are from one region of the Quercus robur chromosome 1, dhQueRobu3.1, whole genome shotgun sequence genome:
- the LOC126689631 gene encoding probable leucine-rich repeat receptor-like protein kinase At1g68400: MANPSLYVLLPFTFFLLILHFLFSQASKNPDLEPLLAFKASTDKANKLTTWNSTTNPCTWTGVSCLHDRVSRLVLEDLDLQGSFESLTALTQLRVLSLKQNRLSGPIPDLSNLTALKLLFLSHNDFSGEFPPSMPTLFRLYRLDLSYNNFSGEVPVSVSGLTHLLTLRLEENRFSGSISRLNLPNLQDFNVSGNRFSGEIPKSLSGFPISAFAQNLGLCGSPIEQKCKSLVSDPTRPGSEKGAIASPLIPGPNPKTTVSSSPSSVPSTRTTSPSKSENTGHAGASKISPVALIAIIVGDALVLAVVSLILYCYFWRNYASKMRDGQGKSSKLIESEKIVYSSSPYPAGAAAQSGFEKGRMMFFEGVRRFELEDLLRASAEMLGKGGFGTAYKAVLDDGNVVAVKRLKDASVGGKREFEQHMEVLGRLRHPNVVSLRAYYFAREEKLLVYDYMPNGSLFWLLHGNRGPGRTPLDWTTRLKIAAGAARGLTFIHNSCRSLKLTHGNIKSTNILLDKSGNAHVSDFGLSVFAAPTNGGPRSNGYRAPESSDGRKLTQKSDVYSFGVLLLELLTGKCPSVVDNGGGPGGGGYNSGVVDLPRWVQSVVREEWTAEVFDLELMRYKDIEEEMVGLLQIAMSCTAASPDQRPKMSHVVKMIDEIRGVEVSPGHDTLDYLSESPSMSEDTCGASQ, translated from the exons ATGGCGAACCCAAGTCTGTATGTTCTTCTACCgttcactttttttcttctcatcctcCATTTCCTTTTCTCCCAAGCTTCGAAAAACCCAGATTTGGAACCTCTCTTGGCGTTCAAAGCCTCTACAGATAAAGCAAACAAGCTTACAACTTGGAACTCCACCACCAACCCATGTACCTGGACAGGCGTCTCGTGCCTCCACGACCGAGTCTCGCGACTCGTCCTCGAAGACCTCGATCTCCAGGGCTCGTTCGAGTCACTCACCGCTCTGACTCAGCTCCGAGTTCTCAGCCTCAAGCAAAACCGTCTCTCAGGTCCCATTCCTGACCTCTCCAACCTCACGGCTCTTAAGCTCCTCTTCCTCTCTCACAACGACTTCTCCGGCGAGTTCCCACCGTCAATGCCGACTCTTTTCCGACTGTACCGTCTCGATCTGTCGTACAATAATTTTTCCGGCGAGGTTCCAGTATCGGTCAGCGGTTTGACCCACCTCCTGACGCTCCGGCTCGAGGAGAACCGGTTTTCCGGTTCTATTTCCCGTCTGAACCTCCCGAATCTGCAGGACTTCAACGTCTCCGGTAACCGCTTCTCCGGTGAAATACCCAAGTCTTTATCAGGTTTTCCCATTTCTGCTTTTGCTCAAAACCTGGGTCTCTGTGGGTCACCCATTGAGCAAAAGTGCAAAAGCCTCGTTAGTGATCCGACCCGACCTGGGTCTGAAAAAGGAGCCATTGCCTCACCTTTAATACCAGGTCCTAACCCAAAAACCACAGTATCATCGTCACCGAGTTCAGTTCCTTCAACCAGAACAACATCGCCATCAAAATCAGAAAATACTGGCCACGCTGGAGCCTCGAAAATAAGCCCTGTAGCATTGATAGCCATAATCGTGGGCGACGCATTGGTCCTAGCTGTCGTGTCTCTAATCCTCTACTGCTATTTCTGGAGAAACTACGCTTCAAAAATGCGTGACGGGCAGGGGAAGTCGTCAAAGCTGATAGAGAGCGAGAAGATAGTGTACTCGTCGAGCCCATATCCTGCTGGGGCTGCGGCTCAGTCCGGGTTCGAGAAGGGTCGCATGATGTTCTTCGAAGGGGTGAGGCGGTTCGAGCTGGAGGACTTGCTTCGAGCCTCGGCGGAGATGTTGGGGAAAGGCGGGTTTGGCACAGCCTATAAGGCGGTGTTGGATGATGGGAATGTGGTAGCGGTGAAGAGACTCAAGGACGCGAGTGTGGGAgggaagagagagtttgaacaGCACATGGAGGTGTTGGGAAGGTTGAGACATCCAAATGTGGTTAGTCTTAGAGCTTACTATTTTGCAAGGGAGGAGAAATTGTTGGTCTATGATTACATGCCCAATGGGAGCTTGTTTTGGCTTCTTCACG GTAACAGAGGACCCGGAAGAACCCCACTAGACTGGACCACGAGGCTGAAAATCGCAGCAGGAGCAGCTCGAGGACTAACCTTTATTCACAACTCATGCAGGTCCCTTAAGCTCACCCACGGTAacatcaaatccaccaacatcCTCCTAGACAAATCGGGGAATGCACACGTGTCAGACTTTGGACTCTCGGTCTTTGCTGCCCCCACTAATGGGGGCCCACGATCCAACGGCTACCGTGCTCCAGAATCATCAGACGGTCGAAAACTCACTCAAAAATCCGACGTGTACTCTTTTGGGGTTCTTCTTTTAGAATTGCTCACAGGGAAGTGTCCCTCTGTGGTGGACAATGGTGGTGGGCCCGGAGGAGGAGGGTACAATAGTGGGGTCGTTGATCTTCCTAGGTGGGTCCAGTCTGTGGTCAGAGAGGAATGGACGGCTGAGGTTTTCGATTTGGAGTTGATGAGGTACAAGGATATTGAGGAGGAAATGGTTGGGTTGTTGCAGATTGCCATGTCTTGTACGGCTGCCTCCCCTGATCAACGGCCCAAAATGAGCCACGTCGTCAAGATGATTGATGAGATACGTGGGGTCGAAGTTTCACCTGGTCACGACACATTGGACTACTTGTCTGAGTCACCTTCCATGTCCGAGGATACGTGCGGCGCGAGTCagtga